A stretch of DNA from Oryza brachyantha chromosome 4, ObraRS2, whole genome shotgun sequence:
CCATATTCATCAGTGTTAGAAGTGTTCTTACCACCGTCGTAATCGCCAGCGTTCGACTTGTAGCCGCTTCCGCCGTAGCCATCATCATTGCCGCTTGCCTTCTTGTATTCGTAGCCACGACCACCATAGTCACCGGCGCCAGAGTCCTTGTAGCCGCTGCCATAGTCGCCGGCACCGGACTTCTTgtagccgccaccgccactgtAGTCATCAGTGTCGGGCTTgtagccaccgccaccgctgTACTCATCGGTGCCAGATTTACTGTAGCCACCTCTGCCACTGTAGTCATCAGTGCCAGTGCCGGATTTGTTGTAGCCGCCGGTTAAGTCGTCGGCGTTGGATTTGTTGTAGCTGTCAGTGCTGCCATATTCATCGGTGTTGGTGTTCTTGTAGTCACTCTGATTGTCACCGTTGCCGGACTTGTTGAAGAGACCAGTGTCCCGACCATAGTCATCACCACTGCAGCCATAGCCTCCAGTGCTGGTCTTGCTGTAGCCACCTTCCTTGTCGTCGTCGGCACCAGACCTTCTGTAGCTGCTGCGATCATACTCATCAGCCATTTTAAAATGAAAGAGATTCACACAAGAAAACACA
This window harbors:
- the LOC121054192 gene encoding stress protein DDR48-like → MADEYDRSSYRRSGADDDKEGGYSKTSTGGYGCSGDDYGRDTGLFNKSGNGDNQSDYKNTNTDEYGSTDSYNKSNADDLTGGYNKSGTGTDDYSGRGGYSKSGTDEYSGGGGYKPDTDDYSGGGGYKKSGAGDYGSGYKDSGAGDYGGRGYEYKKASGNDDGYGGSGYKSNAGDYDGGKNTSNTDEYGGSGYSNKSSTENYGTGGYDDKAGAGGYGDDRYSKSTTDGYGGGGGGYNKSSTDGTGGDDGSGGYSKSSTDEYATGRGKAGSDDY